DNA from Microbacterium foliorum:
ATCGCGAACTTCGGCGGCACCATCTACGGCATCGAGGCCGCCGCGAACCGCTACTTCTCGACGAGCGCGGCCAACCTCACCCTCGTGCAGGCTGCCACCATCGCCGGCATGGTGCAGGAGCCGAACCGGTTCCGCATCGATCGCCCCGAAGGCATCTGGACGGATGACGCGGGCGTCGCCCACAACGGCGAAGCCGACGGCTACAAGGAGACCAAGGAGCGCAGGGACTACGTCCTGAACCGACTGCTCGCCGACAAGAAGATCACTCAGGCCGCTCACGACGAGGCCGTGGCCACTCCCGTCACTCCGGCGCTGAGCGAGCCGCAGCAGGGATGCGGGGCGGCCGGCGATAACGCCTACTTCTGCCAGTACGTCAAGGCGGTCATCGAGAACGATCCCGCCTTCGGAGACACCGAGTCGGAGCGCAAGGCGAACCTGCGCCGCGGTGGCATGCAGATCTACACCTCTCTCGACCTCCGCGTGCAGCAGACCGCGATCGACGCCGTGAAGGCCCAGGTCCCCCAGGCCATGCCCGGCATCCTGGTGGGCGGCACCGGCGTCTCGATCGAGGCGACCACCGGCCGCGTGCTCGCCATGGCGCAGAACACGGTGTTCAACGAGACCGGCGAGGCGAATCTCGCGGCCGGTGAGACCTCTCAGGTGTTCGCCGCCGACAAGCAGCACGGCGGCTCGACCTACGGCTTCGAGACCGGGTCGACCTACAAGCTGTTCACGCTTCTGGCGTGGTTGGAGTCCGGACATTCGGTCAACCAGGTGCTCGACGGGCGCCTCAAGACGTTCAGCCCCTTCACCAAGTGCGGTGACCGGGTGACGAATACCGCGAAGATCAACAACTTCGGCAACTCCGGTGGATCGGTGGGGAGCGTCCGCCAGTTCACCGCGCAGTCGCTGAACACCGGCTTCCTGGCCATGGCCCAGCAGCTCGACCTCTGCAAGATCAACGAGGTCGCGAAGCGACTCGGCGTGCACTACGGCAACGGCGACGACATCACCACGGGCGGCACGAACGTCAACCTCGCGCCGAATGACCCCTTCCCCACCGTGCTCGGCTCGAAGAGCGTGGCACCGCTGCAGGTCGCGGGAGCCTACGCGACCGTCGCCAACAACGGCGTCTTCTGCGAGCCGCGGGTGATCGATCGCGTCGTCGGCGCGAACGGCGACGAGATCCCGCCCCCGCAGGAGAAGTGCTCACAGCAGCTCACCCCCGAGGTCGCGGCCACCGCAGCGTACGCGCTGCGCGGCGTGATGGAGGGCAACGGCACCGGCAGCCGGGCGAACCCCGGCGACGGGACCCAGCTGATCGGCAAGACCGGTACCGCCGAGAAGGAGCACACCATGCTCGTCGAGTCGAGCACGAAGGTGACGACCGCCGTCTGGGTGGGCAACATCGACGGTCGCGAGCCGCTGAACAGCTTCCGCAACAATGAAGGCACACGGCTCGGTGACATCCGCTACGGTCTCGCCCGAGCGATCCAGGGCGCGGCCGACGCCGTCTACCCCGCCGATCCCTTCCCGCGCCCCGACGACAAGCTGGTCCGTCAGGTGCTGACCGACGTGCCCAACGTCGTCGGCAAGTCCGTGGGCGAGGCGACGTCGATCATCGAGGCCGCCGGATTCTCGGTCGCCGTCGGTGACCCCGTCGACGGCCCCGCCGGTGATGTCGTCGTCGCCCAGGACCCGTCCGGCCAGGCGCCGAGCGGTGCGACGATCACGATCTCTCCGAGCAACGGACAGGGCGTCACTGTGCCCGACATCACCGGGCAGTCCAAGTCCGCCGCGCAGAGCGCGCTCTTCGGCGCAGGGTTCTCGTCGATCTCGTTCGACAGTTCCTGCAATCCCCCGAACTCCGTCGTCTCGAGCACGGATCCCGCGGCGAACACCTCGGCCAACAGGTCCACGGCGATCTCGGTCACCTGCCGGTGACCCCTCGTCGCACGGCACACCCGGCCCTCATCGCGCTCGGCGCGGTGGGGGCCGCTGGTGCTGCGGCCGCCGTCTGGGGCATCGGGATCGAGCGCTACCTGTTCACGGTGCGGGAGTCGACGGCATCCGCTCTGGCGCCCGGCTCGGCTCCGCTGCGCGTGCTGCACATCTCGGATGCGCACATGGCCCCGTGGCAGCACCGCAAGCAGGACTGGCTCGCATCGCTCGCGCAGCTCGAGCCCGACCTCATCGTCAACACCGGAGACAACCTGGGCCACCGAGACGGCCTCGACGGCATCCGTCGGGCGTTCGAGCCGTTCGCGGGCATCCCCGGCGTGTTCGTGCACGGCTCCAACGACGTGAACGGGCCGTCGCCGCGCAACCCGTTGCGCTACTTCGCTGGCCCCTCGCAGCGCCACCACGAGCCGACGTTCCTCGACACCGACGCCATGGACGCGTTCTTCACCGACGACCTGGGCTGGACGGATCTCAACAACACGGCCGTACGGCTGACCGTCGCCGATGACAGGATCGACTTCTTCGGGGTGAGCGACGCGCACCGCCAGTGGGACCGACTCGAGGACCTTCCGGCGGCGATCGCCGACCTGGGCCCGCGCGAAGACGGCACCTCGATGCTCGGGGTCACCCATGCGCCCTACCAGCGCGTGATGAACCGCTTCGTCGAGCTCGGCGCCGACGCGATCTTCGGCGGTCACACGCACGGCGGGCAGGTGTGTCTGCCCGGCTTCGGTGCCCTCGTCGCGAACTGCGACATCCCGCTCAAGCAGGCCAAGGGACTGAGCACCTGGACGCAGGGCGGACGCACCGTGCCGCTCAATGTGAGCGCCGGCTGCGGCCATTCGATCTATGCGCCCGTGCGCTTCGCATGCCGCCCCGAGGCGACGCTGCTGACCCTGACGGCTCGTCGCGACTGAGACCGCTCATGCGAGGTGACGCGCATTAGGCCGATTGCGGAAGCAGCTGCGGTCGGGCGCGCGTTCGCCTCGGCATTGCTCGACCGAATTCGAACGATGCATTCGACCTTGCGAGAAGGTGAAGCCTCATGACCACGAATGCGACCGCCGGCCGGAGCGGGCGGGCTGTTCTCGGAGTGTCGTACGTCGGCATCCCGGTCATCATCAGTCTCGCGCTCATCACGCCGGTGTTGGCGTGGACGACGTCGCCCGTGGGGGTGCACCCCGATGCGCCACTCCCCCTTGCCGCGGTGTTCGCGCTGAGCCTTTTCCTGCCTGTCGTGGGCGCAGTGCCCGTTTTCTCGCGCCTCGTGCCGCGCAGGGCCGTGTTCGCTCTCGCCGTCTCGATGTCTGCGCTCTCGATCTCGTGGATTGCGTTCGTCGGATGGTCGTTCACCCTCGGGGCGAGCGGCGGGAGGATCGAGCTGCTGACCTCTGTGGGCGGCTTCGCCGCCGCGCTGATCTGCGCGACGGTCAGCGTGTGGCCCGCCACTCTGTCCGCGCTGGCGATGACGCTCCCGAACCGATCCACGCGGACGATCGTGCTGTGCGCTAATGCACTGCTCGGCGTGACGGCGCTTCTGCTCTCGATCGCGAAAGTCACGGTCTGAGCCCTCGATTCGGCGCAGCGGGCATTTCGCTGTAGACTCGGAGGGTTGCAAAACGGGGTGTGGCGCAGCTTGGTAGCGCGCTTCGTTCGGGACGAAGAGGTCGCAGGTTCAAATCCTGTCACCCCGACCATCAACACCGGAAGGCCGCCCTCAGGGGCGGCCTTCCGCGTATCCGGAGCACGGAGCCCGGCGCGTACCGTGCCGCCGACAGAACCCTCATTTCACCCTTTAGTCTGGAAGCATCATGACCTCGCCTGCTCTCGTGGCCTTCGATCTCGACGACACCCTCGCCCCGTCCAAGGGACCGATCGATCCACGCATCGCCTCGCTGCTTCGCTCCCTGCTCGAGAAGGTCGAGGTCGCCGTCATCTCGGGCGGCAACGAGGCGCAGTTCCGCTCCCAGATCATCGCCCGCCTCGGCGATCTGGATCCGGCGGCGGCGGATCGGCTGCACCTGCTGCCGACCTGCGGTACGCGCTATCTGCGCTTCGACGGTGCGGACTTCTCCCCCGTCTACGCGCACGATCTGAGCGCGGAGCAGAAGTCCACCGCCCTCGCCGCGCTGCGCGAGGAGGCCGAGCGGCTCGGGCTCTGGGAGGCCGAGCCGTGGGGGGACATCCTCGAAGACCGGGGCTCGCAGATCACGTTCTCGGCGCTCGGACAGAAGGCCCCGCACGAGGCGAAGCGCGACTGGGATCCGTCCGGAGCCAAGCGTGCTGCGCTGCGCGACGCCGTCGCCGTGCGCCTGCCCGACCTCGAGGTGCGCTCGGGAGGCTCGACGTCGATCGACGTCACCCTGGCCGGCATCGACAAGGCCTTCGGAATGCGACAGCTGGCTGCACACACCAGCATCCCGCTCGCGTCGATGCTGTTCTACGGCGACCGCCTCGACGAGGGCGGCAACGACTACCCGGTGCTCGCGATCGGTGTGCCCTCGGTCGCCGTGCACGGCTGGGAAGACACGGCCGACAGACTCGACGAGCTGCTCACGACCCTCTGAGACACCGATGCCGTGCTCCCGACGTGGCGTCGTGAGCACGGCATCCTGTGCCTGATCCTCGGCGTCAGCGCACCTCGGCGTCAGCGCACCTCGACGGCGGACGCCGCACGGCTGACCGGCACGAGGCGCGTGAGCTGGGTGACATGCGCGGGCTCGAGCTCGGCGAGCGAGGCGACGCCGAGCAGGCGCATGGTGCGCTCGATCTCGGTACGCAGGATCTGGATCGTCCGGTCGACGCCGGCGCGGCCCCCGGCCATCAGCCCGTAGAGGTACGCCCGGCCGATGAGCGTGAAGTCCGCACCGAGCGCGACGGCGGCGACGATGTCCGCGCCGTTCATGATGCCGGTGTCGACCATGACCGTGAAGTCGTCCCCGACGGCCCTGCGCACCTCGGGCAGCAGATGGAACGGGATGGGCGCACGATCGAGCTGGCGCCCTCCATGGTTGGAGAGCACGATCCCGTCGACGCCCTCATCGCGCAGTCGCACCGAGTCCTCGACGTTCTGCACGCCCTTGATGACGATCTTGCCGGGCCAGATGTCCCGGATCACGGCGAGATCGTCGTAGCTGATCGTCGGGTCCATGGCGGCATCGAGCAGCTCGCCGACGGTGCCGCCGGTGGTGCTCAGCGACGCGAACTCGAGCTTGGGCGTCGTGAGGAAGTCGTACCACCACCACGGACGCGGGATCGCGTTCACGATCGTCCCCAGGGTCAGCTGCGGCGGGATGCTGAAGCCGTTGCGCTTGTCGCGCAGCCGCGCACCCGCGACAG
Protein-coding regions in this window:
- a CDS encoding transglycosylase domain-containing protein → MPQKNRTVKGALGGVLGLVGLSAVAGLLVAASVTPVLAMTGIAGSEALNIFEDLPENLQVDAPMQQSTIYATGLDGNPVALASFYEQKRVPVAYDQIAPVMYDAILSSEDKNFYTHGGINLGATVKAAVGNVAGTTDRGASTITQQYVKNVQVQECEQNVDTAAEDYSAQVEQCFLDAAVAKGGEGVERKLQEMRFALQIEKEYSKNAILLGYLNIANFGGTIYGIEAAANRYFSTSAANLTLVQAATIAGMVQEPNRFRIDRPEGIWTDDAGVAHNGEADGYKETKERRDYVLNRLLADKKITQAAHDEAVATPVTPALSEPQQGCGAAGDNAYFCQYVKAVIENDPAFGDTESERKANLRRGGMQIYTSLDLRVQQTAIDAVKAQVPQAMPGILVGGTGVSIEATTGRVLAMAQNTVFNETGEANLAAGETSQVFAADKQHGGSTYGFETGSTYKLFTLLAWLESGHSVNQVLDGRLKTFSPFTKCGDRVTNTAKINNFGNSGGSVGSVRQFTAQSLNTGFLAMAQQLDLCKINEVAKRLGVHYGNGDDITTGGTNVNLAPNDPFPTVLGSKSVAPLQVAGAYATVANNGVFCEPRVIDRVVGANGDEIPPPQEKCSQQLTPEVAATAAYALRGVMEGNGTGSRANPGDGTQLIGKTGTAEKEHTMLVESSTKVTTAVWVGNIDGREPLNSFRNNEGTRLGDIRYGLARAIQGAADAVYPADPFPRPDDKLVRQVLTDVPNVVGKSVGEATSIIEAAGFSVAVGDPVDGPAGDVVVAQDPSGQAPSGATITISPSNGQGVTVPDITGQSKSAAQSALFGAGFSSISFDSSCNPPNSVVSSTDPAANTSANRSTAISVTCR
- a CDS encoding metallophosphoesterase, encoding MTPRRTAHPALIALGAVGAAGAAAAVWGIGIERYLFTVRESTASALAPGSAPLRVLHISDAHMAPWQHRKQDWLASLAQLEPDLIVNTGDNLGHRDGLDGIRRAFEPFAGIPGVFVHGSNDVNGPSPRNPLRYFAGPSQRHHEPTFLDTDAMDAFFTDDLGWTDLNNTAVRLTVADDRIDFFGVSDAHRQWDRLEDLPAAIADLGPREDGTSMLGVTHAPYQRVMNRFVELGADAIFGGHTHGGQVCLPGFGALVANCDIPLKQAKGLSTWTQGGRTVPLNVSAGCGHSIYAPVRFACRPEATLLTLTARRD
- a CDS encoding HAD-IIB family hydrolase; protein product: MTSPALVAFDLDDTLAPSKGPIDPRIASLLRSLLEKVEVAVISGGNEAQFRSQIIARLGDLDPAAADRLHLLPTCGTRYLRFDGADFSPVYAHDLSAEQKSTALAALREEAERLGLWEAEPWGDILEDRGSQITFSALGQKAPHEAKRDWDPSGAKRAALRDAVAVRLPDLEVRSGGSTSIDVTLAGIDKAFGMRQLAAHTSIPLASMLFYGDRLDEGGNDYPVLAIGVPSVAVHGWEDTADRLDELLTTL
- a CDS encoding alpha-hydroxy acid oxidase; amino-acid sequence: MVQRQVPNPAELLDLMKFKKPEFNGKKRRLDSALTIDDLRTIAKRRTPKAAFDYTDGAAEGEVSLTRARQAFQDVEFHPGILRPAPTVDTSVGILGGPSALPFGIAPTGFTRLMQTEGEVAGAGAAAAAGIPFTLSTLGTTSIEGVKQANPHGRNWFQLYVMRDREISYELARRAAAAGFDTLQFTVDTPVAGARLRDKRNGFSIPPQLTLGTIVNAIPRPWWWYDFLTTPKLEFASLSTTGGTVGELLDAAMDPTISYDDLAVIRDIWPGKIVIKGVQNVEDSVRLRDEGVDGIVLSNHGGRQLDRAPIPFHLLPEVRRAVGDDFTVMVDTGIMNGADIVAAVALGADFTLIGRAYLYGLMAGGRAGVDRTIQILRTEIERTMRLLGVASLAELEPAHVTQLTRLVPVSRAASAVEVR